The Xyrauchen texanus isolate HMW12.3.18 chromosome 42, RBS_HiC_50CHRs, whole genome shotgun sequence genome includes the window gcagtgttttgggcagaattgtgagagagcccactcccttggatgaaacgcaaccccacacatggatggtgtcaggatgcttcacttttggcacgacacaggactcatggtagcgttcaccttttcttctccagactatcaatTTTCAAGAtatcccaaacagtcagaagggggctttatcagagaaaataactttgcatcagtcttctgctgtccaatccttgtacttcctgcagaatttcagtctgtccttgatgcttttcttggagagaagtggcttctttgctgcccttcttgacaccaggccattgtccaaaagtcttcgcctcactgtgcgtgcagatgccctcacaccaacctgctgccaatattgagctctgcactggtggtgacacggttccgtagcggactcctcaggaggagacggtcctggcgcttgctggacactctgggacgtcctgaagccttcttcactgcagttgaacctctctccttgaagttcttaaTGATCCggaaaatggttctttcaggtgcaatattctttgcagcaatttccttgcatgtgaggccattttgatgcaaagtgatgatggctgcacgtctttctttggaggtaaacattgctaacaagaacacaatgattggaagcacttcttccctccttttatagcaagcAGTCtgttcttataatccaatcagaatgatagagtgatttcacctgactagtactcgttcacactttaacagttgctgctgatatgattcgTGAAAAGATGTTAGCTGGTTATTTTTTGCCAGGgccaaaaacagtgaaatttgggtttttgtaataaagtaaaaatctttggccaatgaagctttttgcaattatttaaaatgcttcggatcactctgcacaataatctagaaacaatgtgaatcaaaaccacaaaaactgaagcagaaaatttgcaaaacacaaaatttatgtcactgacaatatttttggccacggcTGCACTCAGGATCTTCCATCGATGGATAAAGACTCAACAAAATAACTCAAATGCTTCTATTTGCAATATTTGGCCATCAACCTGAAGCCCATAATCATTGACAGATAGAGAGGAAGAACAATATCGCCACATTATAATTCAATGATCATTTGCTctcaagtttctgtcatttttaatgtaTACAACATAACGATTGTTTTTGCTTAACCAGAAGTTTCACCCGAAAAGCGTCATGGGTACTTTAGTTTTGCCGCAAAAGCTTTGCCTTTCAAAtatacttaatttgactgtgcacacatgcacatgcgtTTGGTGAGTTATGTTTATCTACTGTATAACAAACAGTAtccagctgaatgtaaacaagtttactgaaactgaggtaagatagaaACAGACATTCTCAGACTTATATATTGTGACCATAGAAGTGTTTTGTTCAGAGCCTTGTTCTCGCGGTCATTCTCTCGTGCacagtctctctccctcacatGCAGCGCCTCAGGCAAACCCATTTAAGGCAATATAGAAATCCTGGTTTTAAAGTCCCATTCAGGGGTAAGGACGTGTTGTTACtctaaacaagcagatattacagcttttccttcttgcattacaacttgtggacaATTTCCCCACTTCCTTTGGTGATTGTTGTGCTGCACTGATAGACTGAACTCGGGGCAGGTGAATGCTCTAACATTGCGATTGGTGTATATCTTCTCCTTCGTAACAAATATTATCCATAAAAagctaattaaatattaaacatgattgtcactagagggtgAAATGCAACTGTTGTCTCCGAGGTCGGAGATGATGAAACCGAGGTGTTTTCGCCTGTCAGTCATTGATGCTCAATTAGAATTTGGGCATACAAAGATGGCCGCTCAAACTCTTCCGGTGACTTCAACTCCTGCTGACAGTTCACCATTGCATGAGCGatccagtaatatatatatactgtatatatcagtgGATTAGATCCATAAAGATGTCTATATGGTCCTTAAGtctcaagttatacaaatgcaggatCTCACACAAGCATTCTTGACGTGCACATGCACTGCTTTTGTTTCTACCTGTTGTTAAGTCTCCTGTTGTTAAATGCGATTACATATTTTAGCAATTCTTTGTGACAGCAAAGGCTTAatagtgggtccacaagggggCAACACTCACAAATTAGTACAAATAATTCCAACCGCATACACATTCTGTGCGTTCAGTGTATGCGCTGTTACAAAAATCGGGCTCCATCCGTTCAGTGCTTGAGCACTCTGCTAATGGCAAAATTTGCATCATGAATCCTGTATGCAGATGCCTAGCTTTAGTATACTTTGGGAAGGTAGTACTTTCATGTCGTGCATATCTAAGTGCCCATTCAGCCTTTCAGAGTATACTCTTTAACACAAGCCCATTGCCattcgacacagaagcatgatgactgctttgtgatactattTAGTACAGTCAACGGCAGGCTACAAAAACTGGGCTGTGCATGGACAGTAcgtactgtgctgatgatgaaatttgcatcatgtGCACTATGTGGGAGACATAGTGGCATGCAGAacactgaagtatactttggcctccACCCTTCAGGACTACTTCTAGCCATAAGCTAAAACTGTAAAAGTACCCCTAGTGACTGAAGTTCACCCTAAATGCTAATTGTTATTCAAAAGCCTAAAGAAAAATATGAATTTCATAAATTGCCCCGAAGCATCTGGACTCTTCAAAAAACAATCTGAGTAACTTTGAATATATATGAAGAGAAATTAAGAAGATATACCGTTTTTTGTTGTCAATCATCAGATTAAATGTTGAAACTGCACTCAGAAAGGCACAttgcttattttcacatttagtgATCCAAGCAATAGAATTCTGCATATTCTTCTGCATATGTTCCTCAAAATCACTAGTTGTATAAAATACTGTTTATGTTTTTTAGTAGACTTTTGGATTCTTGTtctttgtgtgtgatgtatgacTTAAAGGTGATGTTAAAAAGAATGgacagcatttttttaaatgcttttcaaTGTTACCATCTATTCTGTTTCCTCTGTGTGCTTCCAGACATAGTGACCGCTCCAGGAAAAGAGACTTGGAGCATATGCATGCGTTCAACTCTATGGTCTCTGGTTCTCCCTGGCCAAGCCTTGGGTCTTAACTCTACATTATGTTCACTTTCATGTAAAATTGAACGAGGAGCCAGACATTCCCCATCGCTCAAGGATGAGCAGGACATGTGCATCTCTCTGGGGGCATGTTACTGACTCAGTGGGCCTGCTGTTCTCAGCTGGCGGTGGCACGGGGAGGAGAGGCTTTGGAGGAAGTAAATGACAGACTGGAAAAGTCTCTCTTATTGTCGCATTACTGCGGCCATAGTCAAGGGCACTGCGGCCACGGTTTGAGTCACGGTGCTCGGAGCTCTACACGGCCTTTGTTCCCTGTAGCTACCGATCAACATTCTCTCTGTTTCAGTGACTCACAGCGATAGTCAGCAAGCCCTCCCCTCTCCTTACGCCTTCATCATGTCCCATAACTGCATCACAGAACTATGAGAgaacaaaacaatatttgtgtGAAAACACCTTTTGGTTTCAGACTTTTGTGTATGGGGGTGGGACAAATGAAAGTTTAGTGTTAGGCTGGGGAGTGTCTAAATGTATACTTATTATGGAACTTGTAGTCCCTAGAATCGATACAGCTCAGGTTCCCActtcaatgggattttttttgtcaaaatcatAAGTTTGAATTCTTGGAAAAGAAATAGCATACCTCTTCTCAGCAAGTCGCACGATCTGAGGTCTCATTTATGTCTGTAGCAGAAACAGTGCTAAGTTTTGCTTCAAAGTTAAACACTTGCACTTCGATTGTTTGCATGCTAAGCCAATTTCTTTTTCGTCCATGTATAGGCTGCATGCAGCCAATATTTCCTGACACATGGACTGTCCACggcagttttattttgtttaaacatgCAGACAGTGCACATATTTGTGTGTCAGCATCACTGCATGTGCCTGCCGTTTACTGCACTACAAGTACATCACAAAGCAATCATGGAGTTCATGCTTTGAACGCATCAAAAGAGTATAATTTGAAAGGCTGCGGGCTTCACAGTGCATGAGATGGAACGGCACATGGAAAAAATAAGCATACCaaaaaaccacaacacaaagagcaaacttgtataataaataaaaaatattgtcctATTAGTTTTCTTAATGGTACTATGTTGCAACAGCATGTAATACTGCGTTGCAGGTGCTTTGGATGAAATGTTTTTTCAGGCAGTCATGTTTATTAGAGTACAATTCTATTCCTGGAAATCGTTTGGATGATATAGCAAACAAATGGATCATCAACTCATGTTTAGGCATTTATTTAATGGAATTAGTCAATTATGAGCATGCCCGTAGCATGAACCCATAATCTAAGCAAGCTATAAAATAATTACTATGTATTTActgaatataaataaacaatgacaTAATTATATAATGATGCCAAGAAGATGGGTCGAGGGTGGCTTTGagaggcagagaaagagagaaacagaaaaatcCTTTTGCTTGCACTCAGCAGGTGTCTCTCTCGATTAACTGGAGCTTAGAATGCATCCTGTCATATTTACTTGACCATCATGCAGACATGGAGAAAAAGACTATCTCTCTTGTTTCCACTCATTCCATTCATGGTTAATCTGACCACCATCCCCAAAGCCTGCCATCAAATCTTTCAGTTCAACAAGTGgaaaattaaatcatatttcaAAAGACTGCACAATAAAACAGACTTAAAGGACTTCTGTGGCAATGGGTTTTCCCATATACTCCatctcttccttccttccttccttccttccttccttccttccttccttcctttctttcttcttgccttcctgcctgccttcctgcctgccttcctttctttcttccttccttcctgcctgccttcctttcattctttctttctctttcttcctttctgcctgcctgccttccttccttcctgccttccttcctttctctttttctcttttcctcCTTTCTCTTTTTTATGTATTCCTTCCCtccattctttttctttcttcctctctttaATTTCTTCCTTCCTGTCTTCCTTTCTTCCTGCCTTCCTTCCGtactttcttccttccttccttcctgccttccttcctttctttcattctttctttctatcttccttcctttcttcctgccttccttcctgccttccttcctgccttccttcctttctttcattctttctatctttctttcttcctttcttcctgccttccttccttccttcctgccattctgccttccttccttcctttcttccattctttctttctttctttctttctttctttcttcctttctcttTTTTATGTATTCCTTCCCtccattctttttctttcttcctctctttaATTTCTTCCTTCCTCACTTCCTTCATTGCTTCCTTCCTCAATTCCttccttttttcttctcttttttcttccttcctttctcaTTATTGATTTCCCCCTCCTTTTTTCTATTTATTCCTTCCTctcttctttatttctttctctttttatttctttcttccttttctctttcttttttcttcctttattTTTCCCTTCCACtgcttttaaatatttcttcCTACCCCTTTTATTTCTTCATTCCTCACACCTATTTCTTCCTCACTTTCTTCCTTTGCCtacctttctttcttttcctacCTCCTCCCTTTCTTCCATGCTTTTCTTCAGTCTCTCTTCATTCCTCACTTCCTTTTCTTCCTTTcctccttcctttcttccatgcttctttctttctttttctttctcaatTTCTTCCTTTTCCTACCAACCTTTTCTTTGTTTCTCTTTTCATCCTtccctcctttctttcttccatgcttcttttctttcactttctcacTTTCTTCCTTcattttccttctttcctttcttttatttctctcttattcTTTCCTTCTTCCtcaatttttttcccttttatttctctgtctgtctgtctttccttcccttaatttttttctttctctattttttccttcccttccttcctttctttcactctctcttctTCAGAGtattttattggcatgattgtggtGCATAAAATAATGTCAAAGCATAGATCCACAAAAATAGTGACAGAAAAGActgaaaacagtttaaaaaataaagagcCATTTGTGTTGATAAAAACAACAGAATATAATAGATATTCAAGATCTCGATAAACATTAATACTACTTAGCTGTACAGAAAATTAATGAATTAGTTTGGAAATCAAAGCGTTTATTGGTCTCTGAGGGTGTGCAGTTCAAATATAAATTTGGCTGTGACAGATGCATgactccctctcttctctcttctctctcgctctctctctctctctctctctctgtttcttcaTTTGCGGAAAGCCTCCTCCCACTCATCCTTCTTTGAGTCATATAAAGCACCAGAATAGAagggcattctctctctctttatctcgcTCTTcccttccctctctcactctctcaaccCCACTTCCTCAACACCTATACATTTCACTCCACTTTGCAGAATCACTGCATGCAAAGCTCTCTCTTTCAAACaagaaagacataaacacactcacTTGAGATCCTCAGCATTCCCTTTGATAGCGTCTGAGGTTGAGGGAGTCAGATCCCTCTCACTTCCAGCGGTCAATATTCCGGCGTGTGGCGAGAGCTCCGTGCTGGCGGGCCAGCCCCTTTCACGCTTCAGCCTGGGACGGAAGACCCTGCTGGGGGCTGCCGTGGCCGTCATGCTCCTCTTGGTACTGGTGGTCCTCATCCCCGTTCTGGTCCATTTGGCAGGCAGCAGTGAAAACGAAGGTCAATACGAGATGCTGGGCACTTGTCGGATGGTCTGCGATCCATTCTTGGAAAAGACTGGCCCTACCACAGGTATCGGTACAGGTACAGCTATCACTAATTCACAGCTGGAAGCAGAGGCACTAAGTGATCACAGCATGGGACCCCCATTGCCAAACTATGCCCAAGGACCACAGAGAAAACCCGGCCGGCAAGGGAAGCCAGGGCTACCGGGACCTCCTGGACCCCCGGGACCACCCGGAGAGCCAGGTCCCCCAGGACCAATGGGGCCACCAGGGAATAAAAATCACACAGAACGACCAGAGCTCTTTGCTTTAGGTGGAAGAATGTCCACTGGAATCAGTACTGCCGTTTATACAATGGGTCCTCGAGTAGCGTTTTACGCCGGTCTGCGAAACCCGCAGGAGGGGTATGAGGTTCTGAGGTTTGACGATGTAGTAACGAACATTGGGAATAACTACGATGGATCAACTGGGAAATTTGTGTGCAAAGTTCCCGGGACATACTTCTTCACGTACAACGTCCTAATGAGGGGAGGGGATGGAACCAGCATGTGGGCGGACCTACTGAAAAATGGACAGGTACCAACTTTAATGCAAACAAACCTGTCCTGTGGTTTATAAAACATGTTTTGTAATCTGAAAAATTTACGTCAAGTGGTAACatctaaaacaaaaaattattacataatacgacaatcaaaatgtaaaaagttttgAGGATCAAGTCAGGTATGAATAGCTCCTTAAGGTTATAActgcacaattgtattttttttttatttaacaggtAAAATTTGAACTGTTTACATTATATGTATAATCACCCTCAAGACCTACAAACAGAATTATCTGATACATTGTAACAGTACTTTTAATACTGTAACTTGTTTGCATTATCCATAAAGCCAAAGCAATTATATTTTTGGTCAATCTATGTTTGTGGGTCAGTTTACAGTAGGCTATATAGAGGAAGGTTCCTGGATTGTCGTGCattgaataaaacaggctgatTTTGAGATTAACAGTTCTGAAAGCTGAAAATGCAACACTTAATGAAAGATGACAGATTGGGGATGTTTTCTCTTCGAATTTCAGTTCAAACTTGCAAACAGTTTCATTACACaggactgacacacacaaacacacactttacatgTCTGAATGAGGATCCTTTCTAAAGACATCCTAgcattttataataaaacaaatacttgTTTTAATTCATACGTTTTCTAATCTAGGTGGATGTCCTCAACAtgtagctacacacacacacacacacacacacacacacacacacacacacacacacacacacacacacacacacacacacacacacacacacacacacaagtcaaaccttatttatagagcacatttaaatatAACAGGAGTTGAGcaaaagtgctgtacaatttaGAAACATAGTACATCAGTAAAGAACAAattaaagacaaaaataatgaagTTTCAATAAATATGGGACATTTAAAAGGATGAAAGGAGTTAGAAGAGGCAACATGACACTGAAGTAAAAGGTGTGTGTTTTGCAACGTAATAATGTCAGTCTCTGTTTAGACTGTAAGAGAAAGTGCATAGTTATCTGGCAACCTATGCATGTAATTACATAACAGGAAAAAAGGCATCCCTCAGTGCCACAGGGATGCAATTCCTGGAGCTGTTTATAATCCTCTCCAATGGATTTCACTTTAAATATTCACAAGTCAGGATATCCCGTATGTACACAGTGACAGAAAGTGCATTTAAGGTTCCTTTCCATCGAGGTCAGtttaatttttgaaaataatttctgtCATGTCTTTGGTCAATGTAGACAGCCAGGAAAGGTTTCAGTAAACCAAGATTTTTCTTGAGTCAAAAGGACTCCATCTGTGTGTCATTCTGAATCAGCGCCCTTCTCAAACACCCACAGCCACTCAAAAGACACATACAATTCTAGCGAGACAGTGCAACTTTCACTATCACACCAAGAAAGATGAGGTGGAAATGCATAAACAAGTACATTAAAGATAAGACACTACACACATCAGAATGGGTTTCTTGGAAAGTTCTCAAAAATATCAGACTAATgacaaattcatattttaatgttGTTAAAATCAATTTTAATGTTAAAGTGAATAGCATTGTGTTATAATAGGGAATTCTAAGTGATATTTCAAAGTTTATTTCACCCCTCccccctcagtcaccatttactttcattgcatggatgaAAACCTGTCTCCCTCATTGTCTACGCTGGTTAGATGTGGTAGCATGTAAaattaatgtgtttgttttatcTCATTTGATCACATTAAAAAAGCATTTGAGGCTTGCAAATGTGCACATACTGCATGAAAATATcatgaaatgtaaaatattctaaAACAACACAATAATTGCATGTGAAATTCATGTGGTTTCCTGTAAGGACTTTTACCATGTCAGCATGCATTCTGCAATAATCCTTTCCTATACTAACTTAGCAACAGGCAAagccaatcagaacaccttatgtgcaacgccctggcaaccacctacaacacaTGCTTGGTCAGTCATACACATGGAAACACACATGCCAGATATCAAATATCAATCATGTATAAACACatacagcgtgtgtgtgtgtgtgtgtgtgtgtgtgtgtgtgtgtgtgtgtgtgtgtatgtatgtgtgtgtgagtcagctATGAGCGCAGAGAGTGATGGCCTATAGCGACAGCTTTCCTTTGTCTGACTGATGCCTCATATTTGAGTGACTTCAGTCCCTGTCCATCATGCAAGTAAATGGCAAAATCTTCTGTCATCTCGGGCTGCCAAActaaacacttaaagggatagtttgcccaaatattaagattctgtcatcatttacatttacttatgttccaaacctgtattaattTCTTAATTCTATGGTTTCAAGATTAGATTAGACTTTAAGATAATAGATAAGAGTAGAGGCAGAATATTGGGGACATTCAGGGTATTGGGGGCATTTTCAGTCCTACAGCTTGCTTGATTTGGTCCTAAACAGGGGCTAAAATTGTTACCAAGTTGCATTTTCTTTATGGTTCAGTTTGCTTTCAAaaggcaacatttttaaaaatgtgttcataAAAGTTACATGTAAGCAAACTGTCCAATTATTGGTCAAAATGTTTGGTCAGTTCATTTGCAATCGGACCATTGTTTTGGTGCGGATCTGAGTGCGATTGGTGTTCATACATACCTGAACGAACTGAACCAAGAAAGAAAACATACCAGGTTccaaaacaaatgctccaaacaagccaggtgtgaaaacgccCTAAGTCACCGTTCACTTTAGATGAATGGAAAAAGATGCCATGAAAGTAACTGGTAATtgaggctaacatactgcctagtatcttctttttttgttccacaggagaaagaaagtcacacaggtttggaaaaacgTGTTAATTGACTGATTGAGCCACTGTC containing:
- the LOC127634907 gene encoding C1q-related factor-like encodes the protein MLLLVLVVLIPVLVHLAGSSENEGQYEMLGTCRMVCDPFLEKTGPTTGIGTGTAITNSQLEAEALSDHSMGPPLPNYAQGPQRKPGRQGKPGLPGPPGPPGPPGEPGPPGPMGPPGNKNHTERPELFALGGRMSTGISTAVYTMGPRVAFYAGLRNPQEGYEVLRFDDVVTNIGNNYDGSTGKFVCKVPGTYFFTYNVLMRGGDGTSMWADLLKNGQVRASSIAQDQDQSYDYASNTVILHLDPGDEIFIKLDGGKAHGGNSNKYSTFAGFILYSD